DNA from Chloroflexota bacterium:
GGTGGGACCGGTTGCGGACCAGGGTCGAGCCCTGATGAGGGGCGGACATCCAAGCGACAGACTCCTTGCGGCGTTGCTGGGAGCGTGCGGCGCAATAGTGCGCGAACCGCTCGGCGAACGGACCCGCCACCAGGTGCAGCGCATTCGCGCCGGCCGGCGCAGCTGGGTGCTAAAAACCTACCGGCGCGAAACCGATGAGCACTTTGCGCACCGCTTCCGCCGCGAGGAGCGCGTCCTGACGCTTCTGGCGGCTTCGGCGCCGGGGCTCGCGCCGGCACTTGAGGCCGGAGTCATAGGAACCGACCAGGCGTTTCTGGTCATGGACGATCTGGGGGTGGGAGCGGCCAGCCTGCACCGGGTGCTCAGCGGCTCCGGGTGCCCGATCGAACCGCTCGCCAAGGCGGTGGCAGCGCTGGCCGAGTGGCACGCCGTCACCGCGGATCTGCACGACTTATTGGCCGCGTTCTGTCAGAGCATCGTGCTGGATCGAAACGATCGGGAAACGCTGGCGCGCCGACACCTCCTCGCCCTCCGGCGAATTGGTGTGGAGTTGCCGGCAGCTAAGGCCCGTTCCTTTGCGGGCCGGGTCATCGATCCCCTGCTGGAGAGCGCGCCGCGGGTCTTACACAACTCGGCGAATGCGCTAAATTTCGTCGTTCGGGCGGACGGATCGGTAGCGCTGATCGACTTTGAGACTATTTCGCTTGGGCCGCTCGAAATCGACCTCGGCGAACTGGCGATACACCCCGCTGTGTTCGGCCGCCACGGCCTTGCCGGGACGGCCGCCTTGTACCCGGGCGATGTGGACCCGGAAGCGCTGGCGCGCGCCGGCTTGCTGCGGGCCATCGATTCCTGCGGGGCGCTGGCGCGGCAGGCGCGGCAGGACCCCGATCCGGAGTCGGCCGGCAAACTGGATCGCCGTGCGCGCCGCTACCGGGAAGTGGCCATCCAGATTGCCGAAGAGATCGGCGTCGACGACTGCGGGATTCCGGCAGCGTGATCCTGCTTGAAGACTTTCTGACCGCGACCGGCGGACGCCTAAGCGGTTCGGTGGAGCGCCGGCGTTGGAGCGGATTTGCCCACGACAGCCGTCAGGTGGCCGCCGACCGGATATTCGTGGCCATGCGTACCGAATCCGGCGACGGACACGCTTACATTGCCGACGCGGTGGGCAACGGCGCGCGGTTAATCGTCTGCGAGCGCGATCCGCAAATCGATTGCGCTCACATCCTGGTCAAGGATTCGGGCCGTGCGCTGCGCGATTACGGGCGGTGGGCCGTTGAACGGTTCAATCCGACAGTGGTTGCGGTTTGCGGATCGGTCGGCAAGACGACGGTGCGCGAATTCGCCCAACAACTCTTTTCCCGACAGCGACTGACCTTTCGCAACCCGGAAAACTTCAACGGTCTGACCGGACTTCCCCTGGCACTCGGCGAATTGGGCCGCGAGCACGCTTTCGCCATCCTGGAAATGGCCTCCGACACCCGCGGCGAGATCGCCGCCCTGGCCGAGATCGCCCCGCCAAAAGTGTGTCTGCTGACCACGTTCGACGAGACCTATATCGAATACTTCGGTTCGATGTCGGAAATCGCGGCGGAACACGCCCCGATAGTGACTGCGCTGGGTTCGAGAGGATTGCTCATTTACCCGGCCGGCGACCCGATCGCCGCGGAACTGGCGGCCGCTCATTCGGGGCCCAAGTTCGCGTACGGAATCGGATCTGGCCAGCTACGCGCCGAACAGCTCGCTTCCGATTCGGACCGATCAACGTTCCTGCTCTGCGGGCAGGGTGATGAGGTCGAAGTGGAGCTGCCGCACGGCGGGCGCGGCCAGGTTCTCTGCCTGTTGGCGGCGCTCGGCGCCGGGCTGCGGCTGGGTTTTGACCCGGACCAACTGGTTCGCGACAGCAGAAAACTGCAAGCGCCGCCGGGCAGGCTTCGCCGGCTGGCCGGAAAGGGTGGCGTTACCCTGTCCGACGACAGCTTTTCGACTTCGCCGGCATCGCTTGCCAATGGACTCGAACTGCTGCGCCGGTCAGGCGGGAATCGGATTTGCGTGCTCTCCGGCTTCGAGCATTTGGGCCCACACGAAGCCGCTGCGGCGCGGCGGGTGGCCGATGATCTGGCCAAGACCGACGAGGTTGTTTTCTACGGGCCGGACACCGCGGTTCTGCGGTCGGCGGCGCGCGCCGCCGGGCTGGCCGACGGCCAGATCCACCGGGCGCTAAACCCAAGCCAGGCCCGATTGCAGGTCGAGCGCCTGGCCAAACCTGGCGACACCGTCTATGTGAAAGGCGGTCCAGGAGCGCGCTTGGAGCAACTCGTTGCCTCGCTGATCGCAGATCCGTCCGATGCCGCCCAGCTTTGTCGGCAAACCCGGATCTGGCAGAACGTAATTACGATCAATCCCGACGAGCCAGTCTGGGCGCGCATCGATCTGGACGCGATCACCGCCAACACCGAGGCGTTTGGTCAACACTTTGGCCCCGGCACCGAAATGATCGCGGTGCTCAAGGCCGAGGGCTACGGCCACGGCGCCCTCCGTGTGGCCACGGCCGCCCTGGACGGGGGTGCCAGCCGAGTCGCGGTCGCCCGACCCGGTGAGGCGCGCGAGCTTCGGGCGGCCGGGCTGGATGCGCCGATCCTGGTTCTGGGGGTAACCCTCCCGCGACAGCTGCGGACCGCGATTCTGGCCGATTGCGAACTCACCGTTTGCGATGCGGAACAGATCCAGGCGCTCGACGCCGCCGCCCGGGGACTGGGGCGTCGGGTCGCGATGCACCTGAAATTGGACACCGGGATGGGCCGCATCGGAGCCAGCCCGGACGACGGACCGGACCTGGCGCGAATGATCGTGGAGTCTCCAAACACCTCCCTGGCCGGCGTTTACACGCACTTCGGGCAGGCGAGCGAGACCGACCTCTCACGCGCCCGTGACCAGTTCTCTGCTTTCGAGGAGGTGCTCGCCGACTTGGAACGGGCCGGTATCGACTCCGGACTGCGCCATTGCGCCGCCACCGCGGCGGCGCTGCGCATTCCGGCAGCGCGGTTGGACGCGGTTCGACTGGGAATTGGATTGCTCGGAATCGCCCCCGGTCCCGGCATAGGATTGCCCCCCGGCTGTCGCCCGGCGCTTTCCATGCACGCCCGGGTAGTGCAAGTCAGACCGCAAAAGGCCGGGGCCGTGATCGGATACGGCACCTCCGGGCGACTTGGCCGTGATGCGCTGATCGCCACCGTGGGAGCCGGTTACGGCGACGGGTTCCGGCGCGGACCGCGCGCCTGGGGTCCGGTGATGATCCGCGGGCGCAAAGTCCCGATAGTGGGCCAAGTCTGCATGGACATGTTCATGGTCGATGTGACCGACGTGCCCGAGGTCCGGGTCGGCGACCAAGTCGAATTGATCGGTCCCCAACTGCCGGCCCGGATCGCCGCCGAACGCACTGAAACCATCGCTTACGAAGTAGTCTCGTCGCTGCTGTCGCGGGTGCCCCGTGTCTGAGATCTACATGCACAGCTGGACGTTCC
Protein-coding regions in this window:
- the alr gene encoding alanine racemase; translated protein: MILLEDFLTATGGRLSGSVERRRWSGFAHDSRQVAADRIFVAMRTESGDGHAYIADAVGNGARLIVCERDPQIDCAHILVKDSGRALRDYGRWAVERFNPTVVAVCGSVGKTTVREFAQQLFSRQRLTFRNPENFNGLTGLPLALGELGREHAFAILEMASDTRGEIAALAEIAPPKVCLLTTFDETYIEYFGSMSEIAAEHAPIVTALGSRGLLIYPAGDPIAAELAAAHSGPKFAYGIGSGQLRAEQLASDSDRSTFLLCGQGDEVEVELPHGGRGQVLCLLAALGAGLRLGFDPDQLVRDSRKLQAPPGRLRRLAGKGGVTLSDDSFSTSPASLANGLELLRRSGGNRICVLSGFEHLGPHEAAAARRVADDLAKTDEVVFYGPDTAVLRSAARAAGLADGQIHRALNPSQARLQVERLAKPGDTVYVKGGPGARLEQLVASLIADPSDAAQLCRQTRIWQNVITINPDEPVWARIDLDAITANTEAFGQHFGPGTEMIAVLKAEGYGHGALRVATAALDGGASRVAVARPGEARELRAAGLDAPILVLGVTLPRQLRTAILADCELTVCDAEQIQALDAAARGLGRRVAMHLKLDTGMGRIGASPDDGPDLARMIVESPNTSLAGVYTHFGQASETDLSRARDQFSAFEEVLADLERAGIDSGLRHCAATAAALRIPAARLDAVRLGIGLLGIAPGPGIGLPPGCRPALSMHARVVQVRPQKAGAVIGYGTSGRLGRDALIATVGAGYGDGFRRGPRAWGPVMIRGRKVPIVGQVCMDMFMVDVTDVPEVRVGDQVELIGPQLPARIAAERTETIAYEVVSSLLSRVPRV
- a CDS encoding aminoglycoside phosphotransferase family protein; its protein translation is MRGGHPSDRLLAALLGACGAIVREPLGERTRHQVQRIRAGRRSWVLKTYRRETDEHFAHRFRREERVLTLLAASAPGLAPALEAGVIGTDQAFLVMDDLGVGAASLHRVLSGSGCPIEPLAKAVAALAEWHAVTADLHDLLAAFCQSIVLDRNDRETLARRHLLALRRIGVELPAAKARSFAGRVIDPLLESAPRVLHNSANALNFVVRADGSVALIDFETISLGPLEIDLGELAIHPAVFGRHGLAGTAALYPGDVDPEALARAGLLRAIDSCGALARQARQDPDPESAGKLDRRARRYREVAIQIAEEIGVDDCGIPAA